The Bos taurus isolate L1 Dominette 01449 registration number 42190680 breed Hereford chromosome 18, ARS-UCD2.0, whole genome shotgun sequence nucleotide sequence GATGGAAAGTGGGAAGAAGGGCCTTCCGGGTGGAAGGAACAGCACATGCAGAAACGTGAAGGTGGGAACCCAGCCCCGCAGGCTGCGGGAGGGAGGGCGGAATGCCTTGGTGGGGCTGCTTGCGGGGCCCTCGGGTCTGTCTTGTTCGGTGATGCACACACTCGGACATCCATGCTGAGGACACAGATGTTTCTTACCGGTCACACCAGCCTGAAAGGCAGGAGGTTTCTGGAAGGAAGATGTGTTGTCAGGCGTCGGGCGGGCTTCAGAGTTGCAAAGAAACTTCCGTGGGGTGTAGAGAGGGTTTTCTCTGGCAGTTCTGGGGATTCCGTGTGCCATTTGTAGAAGCCTGCAGCACAGGAAGTGCTCCGGGTCAGCAGCTCTTAGGTTATAACTCAGTTTGGGATTGTCTGTTGCCTGGGTTCTcagccggggtgggggtgggggtggggcaggtgggCGATGGTATCCCCAGGGGGCCTCCACTGAGGGCAGCGGAGATGGTTTCAGTTGTTACAGCTCGGATGCTACTGGCAGGTGGCGGGTGAGAGCCGGGGTGCTGTGGGGCCGCCTCCAGGGCAGAGGACGGCCCAGTTCAGTGTGCCTGAGAGCGGCGGACAAGCCCGCTTTCCTGCACGGGTGTTAGGGACAGTGTGGCTCACCTGCTCTTTGGTTACCATGAGTGGCGTGTGCTGAGTTGTGTACTTCGATTTCCTTTTGTGTTTTTGATAGTGTTGTGGGGCTACCTACTGTTTCTCTCCAGTAGGGGAGAATCTGCTGgtctccacccacccacccaatgTTTTTTTTCCAGGATCCACGGCCAAGTGACCGTAGCGGGTCACCGGCCCCTTCGGGACTTTAATTGCAGAAGTACTCTAGCCAGGGGGCCTTGCCTTAGGCTCGGTCCTGGGAAATTGGCGTCCTGCTACAAGAGGCAGGTGCCTGAACAGGCTGGTCCCGTCACCGAGTGCTCCGAGGCCATCACAGTGTGACCACGGAAGCCGTGGAAGTGTGGAGCAGGCCTCTCACACAGtcaggggaggcttcctggaggaagtggtgTCTGTGCTGAAGCCTGAAGGACCCAGGAGGACCGACCTAGTCAGGCTCGAAGAGCTggagggaaggcagagggagcagcCGAGCCAGGGCAGAGCGAGGGCGCAGACGAGCAGTCAGGTGTGGCGGGAGTGTTGAGCACCATGCGGGTTGCCGCGAGAGATGAGGTGAGAGAGGCCTGGACGCCTTGGTAGAGACGCCCgccttccctgcctccccagctccTGCAGGGTCCCTGGGCAGGCACAGGCCCGGGGGTGGGGACACACTCTCTTTTCCAGGCTGAATCAGGGCGTCCCGAGAACACTGGTTTTGTGGATTTTCCCAGGGGCAGGGCAGTCTTTGCGAGGTGTCTCAGGAGAGACCGGGGCTCTGAGGCCGCAGAGCCTGGCGAGGCAGGATGGGAGTGCAGGCCTTCCTGACTTTGAATCTCCCTGTAACAGTCAGTCCAGCCCCCTGTTCCCCACGGGCAGTTTCAGAATCTCttcactgctcttttctcctttgaACCCCTGACTGATCCAGAACGCACCCCTAATGGTGAGCTTTGGGGCCCCTCTGCGTCCTCAGCCGCTATCTCATTCTCTTATGTTTCTGATTGTTCCATGCCCTGGGTAGGAGCAGAGCTGCCACCCTACCTGGGCAAGTGTGGTCTGGGGCCCCTAACAGCCGCCACCACCCCCCAGCTTTCCCGAGTCCCCGGGAAAGTCCCAGTCCATGGTCGCATGAGGCCTTGGCCAGGTCCCTCTCCTTCTCTGGCCTCTGTGGCCCCTACTTCCACGTGGGTGTCCCACGGCTTACTTTGCCGAGTCTCTGGTCTCTCGTGGGTCCTGATGTTACCATGGTCCCGTTCCTGGAATTggaagcccccccacccccatttcacATTTGGCTGAGAGCTGATGGATTGCGGGGAGTTAGAGGGCGATGGTCTCACTGTCCTCTGACCTGTGGGCCCTGTGAAGGCAGGGGGCTGGCTAGCCAGCAGCGGGGTCTCCACGCCTGGCTGGCAGCTCATTAGGGGCCTGTGGCCTGTGGTGGCTGAGGGCAGCAGCAGACCCAGGATAGCCTCTCCCCGGGCTGGGGTTCCTCCTGAGCCACAGGGCATCTCAGGGGGCCACCCCAGGGCCCTCCCAGCGGCCTCTTCAGGCTGGATCTCCACTTCCGGGTGCGTGGGGCTAGGGCGGATGAGAAAGTGGCGGCACGTAAAGGACCAGCCCCCGGCTCCCAGGCAGGCAGGGCCGTGTGTGGATGGACCACAGCGGCCGTGGGGGCGCTCGGTGGGGGCTGCAGCTGGGCCCTCACTGAGCCCGCGCCGGGTGGGGGCTGCCGGCTCCCGAGAGGGGCCGCTGGTGTCCGAGGCCTGAGAAGCACGCAGCGAAGCCGGAAACCTGGGGCGATGGTGCGGAGCTGGCGCAGAGAGAGGTAGTTTTCGTTCTTAATGGCTTCCTTTCTCATTTACAGTTTCCCCCTCTTCCGTTTGCAGCCAGAGTCACGGTTTTCAAACGGTCGCTAAAAGCCAGTGGTATTCACTTCCGTTTTCTTGAAGTTTGCTAAAAGTTGCAAAGCACGGGGGTGGCGGGGTGAGGGGCACCCACCAGAGTATTTGAGTGAGCTCAGCCACCCGGGCGAACGGGCCATCTTCCTTAGGGCTCCTGTTTTTAGCGCTGTCTCCCTGGGTAGTGGCTGCTCCTTCCCTCCTGCTCAGAAGTGTCCAGCTTTCAGCCTGGCCCCGGGGACACCTGCTGAAGGAGACCTGTCCTTTAGGACCACAGGCCTGACCCTGCTGTTCTCAGAATGTGCCCCTTCCTGACGGCTGGGCCCTGTTTCATAGACAAGGGGACAAGTGTGGTATGCCGTGTCACCGttagagagtgaagaggaaaccCCTCTGCTGTCCACGTCTAGGGCTTCCGGGAACTTGACCATTAGGACCTGAGGCTAGGTGCACTGAGAGTGTGTGGTGGGGGAGAGTGTTTTTCTCTTTGGggtgttttctttattctgtgcCTCCTGCATCTGCATCTTGTCCCGTGTAGAGCTTGAGAACTGACTTTGGGAGGGAAGGGTACTGACCACCCCTCAGCTGCATCTGATCCTTGCAGCCTCCTCTGACTTTCAGAGGAGGACCTGAGGTTCTGAGAGTTTAAGGGACCGCCTGGTTTCTGAAGTCCCTGGAGTCCCTACCCCACTCGCCCCCCAGCCCAAGTCAGCTTTGGGAGGGAAGTCCTGCCTGTGGTCCAGGGCGGGTGGCAGGGTTGAGGCGGAGGACGTAGCCTGTGGCATCTCATCTGTGCAGGTGCTTTGGGCGCAGTCGGTGGGCCTCAGCCCCGAGGCTGTCCTGCAGCCTGGAGGGGGCGCCGAGGCCTGCTTCTGCTGTGGCTGATGCCTGCGGGCCCCCTGCCCCTCGGCTGTCAGATGGGAACAAGAGCGGTGCTGTCCCTGGTCGTCTTGACGAGGGACACAGTGCTGTGCGGGTGCACAGGTTCTCTGCAGGCCTGTCCCCCGGCTGAGGGGGCCTGCTTAGCTCGGGGACCCCATGGGTAGTGAGGGTGGGGGGCACCTGGGCGTGTGCCCGTGTCTGCGCCTTCtcgccccggcccggcccggccctggTGGCATGTCAGCTCCGGGCTTCTTGGGCGCAGAGCAGGCCAAGGCCTGGCCCTCTCGGCAGCCTCAGGCAGCTTCggttctgtttgttttgtaacAAGTTGTGTATTTATTGTTTGCTCTGTCTTTGTTGCCGCATGGGCCTTCTCCAGCTGCAGCAAGCCGGGCTCCTATCGTGGTGACGGGCTGCAGCCCCTcgctgaggagcacaggctccaggtgagCAGGCGCCCGTAGTTTGGGGCTCACGGCGCTGGAGGGCAGGCGCAGCAGCtctgcggtatgtgggatctagttccctggccgaGGATTGAACCcgttcccctgcattggcaggtagattcctatccactgtaccaccagggatgtcctggttttgtttgttttagatggtaggttttttgtgtgtggggggggagatGTAATTTGTGTAATGTCATATATGACATCCATTTAAACTACATGATTCAATATCTAATctattcacagaattgtgcaaccAACAGTCCCCAccatagattttttaaagtgagTTATAGTATCAAATAAAATTGTGTACAattgattttagaatttttttttaaaaagaacacccCTTTCCCAAAAGGAAACCCCAGACTTGCTAGCAGTTGTCTCCCTCCATCCTTGTCTTGCCCCTCAGCTCCTAAAAAACACTAGTCCCAGTTCTGTGTCtacagatttgccttttctggatgtTTCGTTTAAATGGAAGTATGCGATATGTgggcccttccctggtggctcagaccgtgaagaatcagcctgccagtgcaggagacgtgggttcagtccctgggttgggaagatcctctggagaagggaatggcaacccactccagtattcctgcctggagaatcccatggacagaggagcctggcgggctacagtccatggggtcgcagtagagtcagacatgactgagtgacagagcacGCGCGTGCACACTCATTCCACGTGTGGTCTTTGGTGGCTGGCTTCGTTCGTGCCACCGGGATGACCTTTTGACCTCTCTGGTCTTTTGTCTTCACAAAAATCTGCGATTAGAAAGAGGTGGTGTTCTCACCGGTGGGTGTGCCTCGTCCCTTGGGCCCGGACAGCGGCTGCCCCGTGCAGTGGTTCTGGCCCCACAAGCACCCAGCTCAGGAGACCGTCCAGGCCCGCTCTCTCTCCAAGTGAGGAGGGTGGGCCTGGGGCCCAGGCAGAAGTGGGGATGGCCCTCGTGCACTTGCGGGTTCAGGGCGCTGCCCGCCTGCCTTTGGGAGCAGTGTCCCCACTCTGATACAGGGCCTCACATTCAGCACCTGGAGCAGCCCACTCTCCTCCTCCGCTCCCCAGCCTGCCAGCCCTGGCGGTCCCCCACCCCACGCCACCTGGGCTGGTGTACGGGGGCCCGTGGGTGTGGCTGGGGGCGTCCAGGCGGGAGCAGTCCCCTCTTGCTGCCCTGACAGGCCTGTCAGCCTCCTGCCTCAGGAGCAGTGTTCTGCCTTTCAGTCCTGGTTTCCGACCTCGTGTCCCCCACGCGGTGCTGTCCAAGGTGGTCGTGGCCGCCAGGCAGGACGGGTCTGGGGATTGTACACAGCCTGCGGGGGACGTGCGGGGTGCCTGCTCTACAGATCTGCAAGGCTGCAGTTCTGCACCCAGCCCCTCTGCAGCCGGCACCAACTGGGCCGGAGCGCACTCGCTGGCTCTGTTAGCTTTCGTTGGGGTAGCTGAGCTCCCCTGCACTCTGAGAAGGGACCTCCTGGGGCTCGGGCACCGCTCCACGGTTCAGCGGCCCTCAGACCCTGGTGCACTTCGGGTGCCTCCTGTACAGTGGGGCTGGTTGTAGGACTCATTTGAGGTGACAGCTGTGCAGCTCACGTGGTTTGCCCACTGCGTGTGTCCGCGTGTTGTGCACGTGTCCGCGTGTTGTGCACGTGGCACCACCATTCTCGCACCCGAGGCCTAGGGCTGGGGTGGTGATGGCACATGGGGCACTGCTCGGGGGCTTCACTGGGACGGAGACACACCCCGACGTGGCAGTCTTGGGGCAATGTGTGAGGCGCCAGGCCACTGGGAGTCAGGGCAGTCCAGAGGCTGTGGCCTGGGCTTGGCCCGCACAAATCGTTGGTCAAGGGGAGGCAGGTGTGAGAGCCTGGGGTGCAGACTTGGGCAGGACTGGGTGGGGGGCGCCCGGGGGGCCCTCTTGGGGCCTTCCGGGGTACCACATGCTAGGTGTGCCAGTCTGTGTTTCAGAAAAGCGTCCTGAGGGGTGGGGTGCAGGCCAGGGGGCGAGACCTGGCATGCTGGTGGCCAGGCCCCGTGGGCCTGGGGGCTCTCAGGTGCCCCCAcgtcctccccttcccctctctggggcCCGTGTCTGCGCTGTCTCGTGAGGTCATAGCCCTTCCACTCTACCTGCAGGCGGCCAGGGCTTAGGAACCAGCCGAGTCCCGCAGGATCATTGCACATCTGGGGCCACTTTTTCCCTGTCGCTGAGAAGTTGTCCTGGGGGCCAGGGGGAGATGTGTGAGACTCCTGAGGAGGCTGGACGGGAGAGCCGGGTGTTGGCAGCCTCCTGGGGGAGCTGACGGTCAGAAGGCAGGTGCCAACCTTCAGCCGCTCGGCTCTGCCCCAGCCTTCTGCCCGGCTGGTGGGCGAGTCCAGCATCCTTCTCCCCCGCTGCTGCCCGGCCAGTGGGCGAGCTCTCCGCCGCTGCGATGGTGCCGGCAGGGTCGTCCTGGCGATGGTGCCGGCAGGGTCGTCCTGGCCTCCGGGTCTGTCTGCAGCAGCCTTGGCCTCAGGTGGTCTTCAGGAGGTGGGTGACCCGTGAGTGCTGGGCAGTGCCAGCGTGGTGCTTGGGGGTCCAGCTGACCTGGGTGTGGTTGTCTGCTGTTCCTTGGGGTGACCAGAGCCCTCACCAGGGCTGCAGGCACAGCCCCAGTGCCTGGGGGAATGGCTGGACAAGGGTGGCCTGGGAGCTGGCAGCCAGATCAGGGCAGTTGTGCACCCAGGGGTCGAGGCTGGGGGCGGTAGAATCCCCAGAGGGGCAGCCAAGTCTGCTCATCGTGGGGCTTGGACCCTCCAGGTACTTAGCGTGTGCTCCACCTGAAATGCTCCTGAGGCCAGTGCCGTGTGGGCGGGCCACAGCCACCGTCGTCCCGCGGAGGTGCTTCCCTGTCTGGTGTCACTGGGACCCGTCAGTGGCTATTCTGGGGGCCACCGCGCCCTCCCCTCCAGCTTTTCCTTGCCTGTCCTGGCACTGGGTACAGAGGTtgggccgtgtgtgtgtgtgcatgcgcacacaGCCTAGAGACCCTGCAGacctccctctccccagccttGCACACAGCCTGGAGATGTCACGCATCATGGGACACTTAATTTGTTGAGCAGATACAGGTTGAAGCGAGCCTGGGGCCAGAGGTTCCAGGATCAGCCCGGGTGCAGCCCAGATCAGGGGACTGTGGACAGGCCCAGGGTGGCTCTGTGCACCGTGCTGGGGCCTTGCCCCCGGCCCCAGGCAGTGGGCAGCAAGTTGCCCGTGGAGTGCCCTGGTAGGCTGGGAGGTGGAGGGGCAGGCAGGCGGGCCCCGTGTGACAGCACTGCCTGCAGGGCGCCATGTTTTGGAAGTTTGACCTGCATACGAGCTCGCACCTCGACACGCTGCTGGAGCGGGAGGACCTGAGTCTGCCCGAGCTGCTGGACGAGGAGGACGTGCTGCAGGAGTGCAAGGTCGTCAACCGCAAGCTGCTGGACTTCCTGCTGCGGCCGCTGCACCTGCAGGCCATGGTGGCCTGGGTCACCCAGGAGCCGCCGGCCAGCGGCGAGGAGCGGCTGCGCTACAAGTGAGCCCCTGACTTGCCGTGGACCTTGTTGGCCCCGTTTCTGTGGGACTTGCCAGACCTCCCCCGACGGAGGGCTGGGAAGAGGCCCCCCAAGGACCCTCCCCCAGCAGTGAGGGGCGCGGAGGGGCATGTGTCTCattgccccgccccacccctacTTTATCTCCTGGTGGTTATTCAGTTGGATTTCTCTTCCTGTCTTGGAGCACAGGAGCGTGAGTGAGGACTGTCCCTCAGCCCCACGTCCTGTCCCCAGTGCCAGGATGGTGCCCGGCCCAGAGGGTGTGGCTGTGCCCCTCCCACCAGAGGGGGTaccagggagggtgggggaggcaggcaggcgCTCTGCAGGGCACCTGTCTGCCCTGGTCTCTGCTGCCCCTCTCCAGCCCTGCCCCACCCGTCCCAGACAGGCCTCCTGGTTCCCTGGGTCACCCTGTGCCCGGCCCCTCACACTGACGCTCACACCAGGCCTCACAGGTCCTGCCTCTGTCCCTGGAGGCCTCGAGCCAGATGGGCAGTGGGTGACTCCTGCTCAGTTTGCCCTGTGTGAATTGGGGGCTCAGTGCAGAGATGCCAGCCTTAGGGGGGCCCCCAGTGTCCACCTGTCTGTCACTGCCCCCTCATGTGTCTTCTCCCTCCTTTGCTTTGCTCACCTGGCTCTGTCCCCTGTCCACCAGCTTGAGTACATCCCACTGCTCAGTTCTGACTCCTGTGCCCACCTGGCCCTGCGCTCCCCTCCCGTCCCGAGGAACTCACTTGCCAGGGCCTGAGAGCTCACGAGGCAGAGCTGAGCAGGCTGGGGTCCCTGGGGCCTGGGTGGCACCTAGGCAGGCAGCCCTCCCATCTGGTGAAAGGTCCTCGGGGCTGGGGGGTCAGCCTGGACGGTTGGGGTCGGGGGACAGTGTTAGTAGGGGTGGAGTCCAGGCTTAGGGGGCCCGACACTGTCTTGGGGGCAGGGGAGCTTGCGTGGATCGGGACTGGGGGACGGAGCAGCCGGGTCCCCGCCAACTCCTACGCAACTCTGCTGGGTTGACAGGTACCCCAGCGTGGCCTGCGAGATCCTGACATCGGACGTGCCCCAAATCAACGACGCACTGGGCGCCGACGAGTCCCTGCTGCACCGCCTCTACGGCTTCTTGCAGAGCAGCGGCAGCCTCAACCCACTGCTGGCCAGCTTCTTCAGCAAGGTCATGGGCGTCCTCATCAACCGCAAGACTGACCAGGTGCCGGGGCGGCGCGGGCAGGGCTGGCGAGCGTGGGCTGGTGGGCCCGGGGGTCCTGTGCTCACCGACGGCCCGTGTCCTCAGCTCGTGTCCTTCCTGCGGAAGAAGGACGACTTCGTGGACCTGCTGCTGCAGCACATCGGCACCTCGGCCATCATGGACCTGCTGCTGCGCCTCCTCACCTGCGTGGAGCGGCCGCAGCTGAGGCAGGACGTGGTCAACGTGCGTGCGTGGCGTGGCCAggcagggcaggggcggggccgggccgggcggAGCGGGGCGCGGAGCCCCACCCTCTTGTCCTTCCGCAGTGGCTCAATGAGGAGAAGATCGTCCAGAGGCTCATCGAGCAGATCCACCCGTCGAAAGACGACAATGTGAGTGCCGCCGCCCGAGAGCTTCAGCCCTGTGCTCCCGTAAATGAGCGATGAGAGAAGGGAGCCTTCGGAgctgtgggggggtgggggggctcctGCTGAGAACAGGCGAGGCTTACGCTGCTGGACGGCTCCCCAGGAATCAGCTCCTCCTTCCAGGAGTGCTCAGGGCTCTAAAGATGGCCCTCTGACCCGGTCCTCACTGCCGCCGTTCCCCgggcctccctcctcccctctggggCCTGGCGGCTCTTCCCATCTGCCTGGGTCAGCCCTGGTCGTGCTTCAGAGATAATGCCAGGGGCCCCACATCTGTCCTCCTGGCCCACTGGCTGGCAGAGCAGAAGCCCACATGCATGGGTCATCACCCCAGGCACTCAGCCAGGGCCAGGCCTTGGGCAGTGAGGACCACCCTGCCTTCGTGGCAGAGGGACAAGGGGTGTCTGTTGGCAGCTAGGTGGCAGGGCTCGGCGCCGGGCTCTGAAGTACAGCAGTGCCTGGGGGGCTCTGGGGGTCTGCGTGCTGGGCTCTGGCAGCCGCTTGCTGGGTTGGACTCAGGGCTCTGCTGGTGCTTCTCTCAGTTTATCTCACAGCACCTTACCCACACCGTGAGGCTCACCCAGTGAAAACACAGAAGTGTGTTTAGTGCACACACACGGTCGTGCAGCCTTTGTGACGCTGGTTTTAGAGCGCTCGTCATCGCTCCAGAGGAGACCCAGTCCCATTAGCTGCCGCTCCCTGTTCCCCACATGTGGGCTGGGCCCCCGCAGACATGTGTCTGCTTTCCGTCCTGCTTTGCCGCTCCTGGTGGTTTCCTGTAGGTGCAACGCGTGATGCGTGCTTGCCCGTGACTGGCCCCTGGTGTTAGCCCCAGGTTGCTGTGTTCATCCCAGCTGTAGCGTGTTCAGTGCTTCATCCTTTTCTAAGGCCAAGCAGTGTTTCACTGTATGGACGGACCTCGGTGGCCTGTCCAGTCACGAGTTCGTGCATGCGTGGGTCACTGCACCCCTTGGCCACTAGCTATAGATGGCGTGTGTGGGAGTTGTGTTAGGGtctcctcttccaggaagtcGTCTTTGGTTTCCCTTTCGGCAGTCTCTCCTTTCCAGTGTCTGTGTTCTCTCCCTCCCACGTGTTTCCCGGGTCTGCGGCCCTCTGTCCTCGAGGGCAGGTACCTGCCTCCAGTGCGTGGGGCTTCCTGACACCAGGGCGGACTGGGGTCCTcagctctctctccctccccagcaACATTCCAACGCATCCCAGTCCCTGTGCGACATCATCCGCCTGAGCCGGGAGCAGATGATCCAAGTGCAGGACAGCCCGGAGCCTGACCAGCTGCTGGCCACCCTGGAGAAGTGGGTTGCGGGGTCGCCCAGATCGGGGGCGGGAGAGCCGTCCCGGGCCCTCCTCCCTGATGCCCCTGCGCCTGCCCCAGGCAGGAGACCATCGAACAGCTCCTGAGCAACATGCTGGAGGGGGAGCGGAGCCCGTCCGTCCTCGTGAGCGGGATCCAGGTGTTGCTGACACTGCTGGAGCCCAGGAGGCCCAGGTGAGTGCCCCAGGCTCCCTCcccagtgtgtgtgcatgtgcacgcgTACACAGGCCGCCTGCATGGTTCACACTGTCCCCCGCCATGCCTGCTGTAGGTCCGAGTCCATGACCGTGAACAACTTCTTCAGCAGCGTGGATGGGCAGCTGGAACTCCTGGCCCAGGCGACCCTGGACAGTGCCGtgtccaatgcaggggccctgcaCGCCCTTCGCCCACGTCTTGGCTGCTTCCACCAGCTCCTGCTGGAGCCGCCTGAGGTGGGCAGGGTGCTCGGGGGAAGAGGGGGCAGCCCTGGGgtcagggcagagctggggcagGAACCAAGCCCAGCCCTCCACCTGCAGCTGGAGCCACTGCGCACAACGTGGGGCAGCCTGGCCCCACCCCTGGGCAACACGCGGTTGCATGTGGTCAAGCTGCTGGCCAGCGCCCTGAGCGCCAACGATGCCGCTCTGACCCAGGAGCTCCTGGCCCTGGATGTGCCCAACACCATGCTGGTACTAGGGGCAAAGGGCCGGGGTgtagggggcgggggtgggacgACGCCGGGGGAGCTCCTCAGAGCCAGCCTGTGCCCTCACCCCCAGGACCTCTTCTTCCACTACGTGTTCAACAACTTCTTGCATGCCCAAGTGGAGGTGTGCGTGAGCACGATGCTGAGTTCCGGGCCCCCTGCCGACAGCGGCTCAGACACACCCCCCGAGAACCCTGTCGTGAAACACGTGAGCTGGGCTCCGGGATCTCGATCCCCTTTGCTCTCTGGGGGGCTCTGCTCCGGGTCTCCTCCTGCCTGTCATGTGCAGCCAGACCGCTCAGGGGCAGAGTCTTGGTCTCTTCTGGAGGTCCAGAGTCTTGGGAAACAGTGTCGTGCGAGGGTGGGGACTGGTGGAGTGGTGACCTCTGGGGCAGTGGATGTCCGGGGGGGCCAGGAAGGGTTCTCCCAGGGTG carries:
- the PPP6R1 gene encoding serine/threonine-protein phosphatase 6 regulatory subunit 1 isoform X2; this translates as MRVAARDEGAMFWKFDLHTSSHLDTLLEREDLSLPELLDEEDVLQECKVVNRKLLDFLLRPLHLQAMVAWVTQEPPASGEERLRYKYPSVACEILTSDVPQINDALGADESLLHRLYGFLQSSGSLNPLLASFFSKVMGVLINRKTDQLVSFLRKKDDFVDLLLQHIGTSAIMDLLLRLLTCVERPQLRQDVVNWLNEEKIVQRLIEQIHPSKDDNQHSNASQSLCDIIRLSREQMIQVQDSPEPDQLLATLEKQETIEQLLSNMLEGERSPSVLVSGIQVLLTLLEPRRPRSESMTVNNFFSSVDGQLELLAQATLDSAVSNAGALHALRPRLGCFHQLLLEPPELEPLRTTWGSLAPPLGNTRLHVVKLLASALSANDAALTQELLALDVPNTMLDLFFHYVFNNFLHAQVEVCVSTMLSSGPPADSGSDTPPENPVVKHLLQRCRLVERILTSWEENDRVQSAGGPRKGYMGHLTSVANALVQNSEKGPNAEQLQQLLKELPQEQRERWEAFVSGPLAETNKKNTVDLVNTHHLHSSSDDEDDRLKEFNFPEEAVLQQAFMDFQMQRMTSAFIDHFGFNDEEFGEQEESVNAPFDKTASITFSLSADDDNPNANLLEICYKDRIQQFDDDEEDEEEGQGSGESDGEDGAWQGGHLARAGRLGQPQGVRSRGSTDSEEEDDDDDEDEDGRARGRPGPPCYPSAGRQPPGPSWTAAFDPVPTDGPAGPQDCRDKEPRGEHPDLPAPSPTGPAAPSTLQLRFQDPAPASAPQEATDGSKAAEPAASCQALLSVGDLQASLRGTRSAPSSLDSATRDPATSVPAPGAHRPPQTPEGEKSPESLGLPQSQSALALQPLPMPNGSAPGGPAAPGSQ
- the PPP6R1 gene encoding serine/threonine-protein phosphatase 6 regulatory subunit 1 isoform X1, which gives rise to MVPAGSSWPPGLSAAALASGGLQEGAMFWKFDLHTSSHLDTLLEREDLSLPELLDEEDVLQECKVVNRKLLDFLLRPLHLQAMVAWVTQEPPASGEERLRYKYPSVACEILTSDVPQINDALGADESLLHRLYGFLQSSGSLNPLLASFFSKVMGVLINRKTDQLVSFLRKKDDFVDLLLQHIGTSAIMDLLLRLLTCVERPQLRQDVVNWLNEEKIVQRLIEQIHPSKDDNQHSNASQSLCDIIRLSREQMIQVQDSPEPDQLLATLEKQETIEQLLSNMLEGERSPSVLVSGIQVLLTLLEPRRPRSESMTVNNFFSSVDGQLELLAQATLDSAVSNAGALHALRPRLGCFHQLLLEPPELEPLRTTWGSLAPPLGNTRLHVVKLLASALSANDAALTQELLALDVPNTMLDLFFHYVFNNFLHAQVEVCVSTMLSSGPPADSGSDTPPENPVVKHLLQRCRLVERILTSWEENDRVQSAGGPRKGYMGHLTSVANALVQNSEKGPNAEQLQQLLKELPQEQRERWEAFVSGPLAETNKKNTVDLVNTHHLHSSSDDEDDRLKEFNFPEEAVLQQAFMDFQMQRMTSAFIDHFGFNDEEFGEQEESVNAPFDKTASITFSLSADDDNPNANLLEICYKDRIQQFDDDEEDEEEGQGSGESDGEDGAWQGGHLARAGRLGQPQGVRSRGSTDSEEEDDDDDEDEDGRARGRPGPPCYPSAGRQPPGPSWTAAFDPVPTDGPAGPQDCRDKEPRGEHPDLPAPSPTGPAAPSTLQLRFQDPAPASAPQEATDGSKAAEPAASCQALLSVGDLQASLRGTRSAPSSLDSATRDPATSVPAPGAHRPPQTPEGEKSPESLGLPQSQSALALQPLPMPNGSAPGGPAAPGSQ
- the PPP6R1 gene encoding serine/threonine-protein phosphatase 6 regulatory subunit 1 isoform X3 — encoded protein: MVPAGSSWPPGLSAAALASGGLQEGAMFWKFDLHTSSHLDTLLEREDLSLPELLDEEDVLQECKVVNRKLLDFLLRPLHLQAMVAWVTQEPPASGEERLRYKYPSVACEILTSDVPQINDALGADESLLHRLYGFLQSSGSLNPLLASFFSKVMGVLINRKTDQLVSFLRKKDDFVDLLLQHIGTSAIMDLLLRLLTCVERPQLRQDVVNWLNEEKIVQRLIEQIHPSKDDNQHSNASQSLCDIIRLSREQMIQVQDSPEPDQLLATLEKQETIEQLLSNMLEGERSPSVLVSGIQVLLTLLEPRRPRSESMTVNNFFSSVDGQLELLAQATLDSAVSNAGALHALRPRLGCFHQLLLEPPELEPLRTTWGSLAPPLGNTRLHVVKLLASALSANDAALTQELLALDVPNTMLDLFFHYVFNNFLHAQVEVCVSTMLSSGPPADSGSDTPPENPVVKHLLQRCRLVERILTSWEENDRVQSAGGPRKGYMGHLTSVANALVQNSEKGPNAEQLQQLLKELPQEQRERWEAFVSGPLAETNKKNTVDLVNTHHLHSSSDDEDDRLKEFNFPEEAVLQQAFMDFQMQRMTSAFIDHFGFNDEEFGEQEESVNAPFDKTASITFSLSADDDNPNANLLEICYKDRIQQFDDDEEDEEEGQGSGESDGEDGAWQGGHLARAGRLGQPQGVRSRGSTDSEEEDDDDDEDEDGRARGRPGPPCYPSAGRQPPGPSWTAAFDPVPTDGPAGPQDCRDKEPRGEHPDLPAPSPTGPAAPSTLQLRFQDPAPASAPQEATDGSKAAEPAASCQALLSVGDLQASLRGTRSAPSSLDSATRDPATSVPAPGAHRPPQTPEGEKSPESLGLPQSQR
- the PPP6R1 gene encoding serine/threonine-protein phosphatase 6 regulatory subunit 1 isoform X4, whose protein sequence is MFWKFDLHTSSHLDTLLEREDLSLPELLDEEDVLQECKVVNRKLLDFLLRPLHLQAMVAWVTQEPPASGEERLRYKYPSVACEILTSDVPQINDALGADESLLHRLYGFLQSSGSLNPLLASFFSKVMGVLINRKTDQLVSFLRKKDDFVDLLLQHIGTSAIMDLLLRLLTCVERPQLRQDVVNWLNEEKIVQRLIEQIHPSKDDNQHSNASQSLCDIIRLSREQMIQVQDSPEPDQLLATLEKQETIEQLLSNMLEGERSPSVLVSGIQVLLTLLEPRRPRSESMTVNNFFSSVDGQLELLAQATLDSAVSNAGALHALRPRLGCFHQLLLEPPELEPLRTTWGSLAPPLGNTRLHVVKLLASALSANDAALTQELLALDVPNTMLDLFFHYVFNNFLHAQVEVCVSTMLSSGPPADSGSDTPPENPVVKHLLQRCRLVERILTSWEENDRVQSAGGPRKGYMGHLTSVANALVQNSEKGPNAEQLQQLLKELPQEQRERWEAFVSGPLAETNKKNTVDLVNTHHLHSSSDDEDDRLKEFNFPEEAVLQQAFMDFQMQRMTSAFIDHFGFNDEEFGEQEESVNAPFDKTASITFSLSADDDNPNANLLEICYKDRIQQFDDDEEDEEEGQGSGESDGEDGAWQGGHLARAGRLGQPQGVRSRGSTDSEEEDDDDDEDEDGRARGRPGPPCYPSAGRQPPGPSWTAAFDPVPTDGPAGPQDCRDKEPRGEHPDLPAPSPTGPAAPSTLQLRFQDPAPASAPQEATDGSKAAEPAASCQALLSVGDLQASLRGTRSAPSSLDSATRDPATSVPAPGAHRPPQTPEGEKSPESLGLPQSQSALALQPLPMPNGSAPGGPAAPGSQ